ACGTTTCAGCGCATACGCTGCGCCGCCCTATGCGCTTCGACGACATCTCCATTGAACCCACCCGTATCACCTTCTGGGGTCCGCGCACCGCGCTCGAGGTACGCAGCCCCGTGCCGGGAGTCCTCCGGCTGCGCCACGCCCCCGCGCTCAGTCACTCCGCGCCCGCGCACCGGGAGCTGCTGCCCAAGCAGTCCTGGTCCGTCGTGGAGCACGCGGAGCTGCCGCTGTCCCTGCGCCGCGAGCAGGAGGGCGCCGTGGTGGTGGTGGTGGCGGAGGGCTTGTCCCTGGAGGTGACGCTCGCCACGGGCGCCTGGCGGCTGCGGGATGGCTCGGGCCGGGAACTGGGCCAGTGCGAGAGCTTCTCGAGCGAGGTGATGCCGGACTATCCGGTGACCCGCTTCCGCTCGCGGCTGGCCCTGCACACGCCCCCTGACGAGGCCTGGCTGGGCTTTGGCGAGAAGGTGGGCTCGCTGGACAAGCGCGGCATGCACTTCACCTTCTGGAACACGGACGTGGTGCCGCACCACCCGGACACGGATCCGCTCTACCAGTCCATTCCCTTCAGCATCGGCCTGCGCGAGGGCGTGGCCTGGGGTGTCTTCCTCGACGAGTCGTGGCGGATGGAGGCGGACGTGGCGGCGGAGGATCCCTCCACCCTCCTGTGGGAGTCCGCCGGTCCCGAGCTGGACACCTACCTCATCGCCGGCCCGATGCCCGCGGACGTGGTGCGGCGCTACACCGCGCTCACCGGACGCATGCCGCTGCCTCCGCTCTGGAGCCTCGGCGCGCAGCAGTCGCGCTGGGGTTACGAGAACGCCCGGGAGATCCGCTCCGTCCTCCAGGGCTACCGCGCCCACAAGATTCCGCTCGACGTCATCTACCTCGATATCGACTACATGGAGGGCTACAAGGTCTGGACGTGGGATCGCACGCGCTACCCGGACCCCGCGGGGCTCGCGCGCGAGGCGGCCGCGCAGGGCGTGCGCGTGGTCACCATCATCGATCCGGGCGTGAAGCAGGAGCCGGGCTACCGCGTCTATGACGAGGCGCTCGCCAACGACTACCTGGTGCGCAACGACCGGGGCAGCGTGCTCGTGGGCGAGGTGTGGCCCAAGCCCGCCGTGTTCCCGGACTTCACCCGCGAGTCGGTGCGCGCCTGGTGGGGCCAGCAGCACCGGGCCTTCCTGGACGTGGGCATCTCCGGCTTCTGGAACGACATGAACGAGCCGGCGTGCTTCAAGGTCATCAATGGCGACGAGACCTTCGGCGTCATCGGCACGCGCTCGCTGGACAAGGGCAGGGTGGAGGGGCCCACGCTGCCCCACGACGCCCGCCACGGAGACAAGCGGCACCTGGAGGTGCACAACGTCTACGCGATCGGCATGGCGCGCGGGGCGTACGAGGGGCTGCGCGCGCTCGCCCCCGAGCGACGGCCCTTCATCCTCACCCGCGCGGGCTCGTCCGGCATCCAGCGCTACGCCGCGGTGTGGTCGGGCGACAACTCGAGCTACTGGGCGCACCTGGAGCTGTCCGTCTCCATGCTGCTGGGCCTGGGGCTGGCGGGCGTGTCCTTCGTGGGCTCGGACGTGCCGGGCTTCCTGGGTCGCCCCACCGGCGAGCTGCTCGTGCGCTGGACGCAGGCCGGCGTCTTCTACCCGCTCTTCCGCAATCACTCCGCCAAGGGCACTCCGTACAAGGAGCCGTGGCGCTTCGGCGAGCCCTATCTGTCCATCGCCCGCGAGTGGTTCGAGCGGCGCTACCGGCTGATGCCCACGCTCTACTCGCTCATGCACGAGTCCTCGCAAGAGGGTCTGCCCGCGCTGCGGCCCCTCGTCATGTACTCACCCGGGGACGCCGAGGCGCTGCGCATGGATGACGCCTTCTTCTTCGGCAGGGATCTGCTCGTGGCCCCCGTGGCGCGCCAGGGCCGCACGCACCGGCACGTGTACCTGCCCGAGGGCAGGTGGTTGCCCTTCTTCAATCTCGGCCAGTCGGGGGGAGAGGTCATCGAGGGCCGTCAGCACGTGCTCGCCGAGGCTCCGCTGGACACGGTTCCCATGTGGTTGCGGGCGGGGGGAGCCCTCGCGCTCACCGAGCCCGCGCTGCACACGACCACGGCCAACTGGGCCCACCTCACCTGGCACATCCACGCGGCGCCGCGAGTGGAGGCCCGGCTGTACGAGGACGCGGGCGAGGGCTACGGCGCGTCGCGCTTGACGCGGCTGACCGGCACCTGGGCCGATGGCCGCTTCGTGCTGGAGCGCACCACCGAGGGCGAGCTGCTCCCGGCGCGCGAGACGGAGACGCTGTGCGTGTACGCCCTGTCCGAGCCGCGGGAAGTGCTCGGCGCACGCGAGCACCGCTTCGTGGACGGGGTGCTCCTGGTCGAGGTGGAGGCGGGTTGGACGCGCCTGGAGGTCAAGCTGTAGTCATCCCCGAGCGGGCGCGCAGCTCCTCGGTCCAGGCGGGCTCCTCGGCGCGGAGCCTGTCCTGGCCGTGCTCGCGCACGAGCGTGCCCTCGGGGGCCACCACGGAGAAGCGCACGGGCCGCCCGAGCGCCAGGAGGAGCGCCTCCATCGTCGTCTCGTCCTCGGGGCTGAAGCCCAGGGGGCCGAGAGGATGGCTGTGGGCGATCTCCTCCAGCTCTCCGCGCAGCCGCCACATGGCCTCCCAGCGCGCGCGCGAGTCCGGCAGGGACACGGCGCTGTCGGAGTCATCGCTCCACAGCACCTCCCCGTCGCGACCAATGAGCAGACAGACTTCCCGGCGCCGCATGGTTCACGCGTGCCGGGTGATGACCAGCACGCCCTCCTCGATGGCCTCGCGGATGACCGCGGGCAGGCTCTCCAACGTCACGAGTGCGTCCGCTCCCGCCAGGCACAGCCCCGCGTCCACCACCCGCAGGGTGTCCGCCTCGACGAGGCTCTGGAAACGCTCGCCCATGAAGTCGAACGTCACCTCGAGCTGACCGCCGCTCAGCCGCCTCGAGTCGAGCAGCCGCGCTCCCGCCCGTGAGAGCGCCCGCTCCACCCGCGACGCTTCCTCTTCCGGCCCTCGTGCCGGACGCGTCCGCTCCTCCGGAGTGTCCGTGCGCCGCGCCCGCATCACGTGGACGGCTCGCTCGAACGCCAGCGCGCGCAGCCGGGCCTCGGCCACGGCAGTGCCCTGCTCCGCCACGCCCCGTACCACGCCGCGCACCTCGGCCGGGGCGAAGCGGATGTCGAGCGCGCGTGCCCGTGTCTCCAGCAGCGCATAGCCGAAGGCCGCCCGCAGCGAGGCGGGCACGCCCTTGAGCTCCGTGAGCGTTTCCCGCCGCTCCAGGTGCAGGCGCGCGGTGGACTCGGCCTCGCTCTCGAACTCGGAGGACTCGAACACGAGCCCGCCGTCATGCCAGCGCCGGGCGAGCAGGGGGGCGAAGCGCGGCGGCGTGTCCTCGGGCAGCAGGCGCACGGGTTCGGCCACCGCGCCCTCGTGCACGAGCCGCGTCCCCCAGAGGTGGCCTCGCACCCGCGGGAGCCCGTCGAGCCCCTCTGGCCCGGCGGACTCCCGCGGGGTGGCGGTGCGGCCGCGCACCTCGAAGCGATACCAGCCCGGTGCGGTGGGCGAGGTCACCCGGAGGCGCCGCGAGGGCAGCTCGACGTGGGCGCCGCCGAAGTAGGGCAGCACGACCGACTCCACCTGTCCGAGGAACTTCCGGTAGTCCACGACGACGCCTCCCTGGCGTGTGTCACGCCCCCTTCACGCCACCTTCTTCAACAGGGGCGTGCGCATCACCCGCTCCACCCAGCCGGACGGACCGGCCCCGGCCGCCGTGGGCGCCTCCAACAGCGCCTTGAGCACGCGGGGCACCTGGTAGGGGTCGGAGAACTGATCCACCGACACCTCGCTGAAGGGCACCCGGAGCGTGCTCGCGCACGAGCGCACCGTGCTGCCCCGTGAGTGCGCCACGCTCACCATCAGCGCGAGGGCGGCCACGGTGTAGCCGCACTCGATGAAGGTGCGCGCGAGCTGGGCGCCCGGTTCACCCTCCTCGTCTCCCACGACGATGACGATGAGCTTCGCCTCCGTCGGCACCCGCATGCCCGCGCGGTGCAGCGCCTGCACCCCGGAGGCGTGCGTGGTGCCTCCACCCGCCTGGAGCCCCTGGAGCATGTGCTGCACGCCCGTGCGGCTGGCCGCCTTGGGCTTGAGCACCGTGCCCACGGTGTCGAACGAGGCCACGTGCAGCTTGTCCATCGGGAAGCCCGCGAGGATGCGCGTGAGCGCTTCCTTGGACTGCTCGATGGCGCCCTGCATGGAGCCCGACTTGTCGATGAGGAACATCACCCGCACGTCCGTTTCCGCCACCGCCTCGGCCACCGCCGCCCTCGCCGCGTTGTCGCTCGCCTCCTCCAGCTTCGTCTTCAGCTCCTGGCCCCGCACGTTGCGCGCGATGTTCAGCGCCCGTTGATCGCTCGCCGCCCGCACCGCTCCCTCCCAACGCGCGCGCACGGACGCGTCCTGCATCAGCCCCAGCTCCTCGAGCGTGGGCGTCATCAGCAACAGATCCTTGTTCGACAGCGACGGCAACAGCGCCGCCAGGATGGCCGGCGTCAGTCCCACGCCCGCCGGCAGCCGGCCCACCACCTCCTTGTAGGAGAGGCGCTCGCGGACGATCCGCTCGCAGATCTCCGCCTCCTCGAGCCCGTCGAAGCGCTCGCGCTTGACGAGCGTGAGCCCGGAGAGGCCCACCGTGCGGTGGCCCTCGGGGGCCTGCTTCTGCTTCCAGCCGAGCACCTCGAAGAAGGCCTGCGTCTGCGGCTTGTAGCCCGCCTTGCGCGCGAGCCGCTGGAGCGTGGTCTTGTAGCCCGCATTCACCAGACCCTGGAGCTGGCTCGGATTCTGCTCACGCACGCGCAGCCACCGCGTCGCCGCCGTCTTCCACCGGCCGAGCGGCGGCTTGCGGGACGCGGCGTCTCCGAAGCCGGCCTCGCGGTTGAGGTGGGCGATCTCCGGTGTCTCGAGCAGCTCGGCCACCCGCAGCACCGCCTTGGGCGTGAGCATGCGCGTGGACTTGCGCTCGTAGTGCAGCACCATGGCCTCGCCCAGGGCGCGCAGGTCGTCGTCATGGAACGCGATCGAGCCATCCTCTTCGCGCACTGGCTGGCCCGAGTGGTGCTGCACCAGCATCAACGCGCTCGTGGCCACCTGGAGATCCCTCCAGTCCGTCTGGGTGAGCGCGTAGGACGCGAAGTGCGCCATGAGGTCCGTGTTGAGCTGGTAGATGTCCAGCAACTGCCGGTAGAGCTTCACCGCGGCGGGCACGAAGAGTCCGGGCTTGACCGGCGTGCCCCGGCGGACGAGCTCCGCGGAGGCGCCTCGCGCCGGGTACCAGACCCCCTGCAGCTCCAGCCCCGGGCGGTTGTGCCACAGGTGCGCGGAGCCGCCGAGCACGAGGTCCAGCAGCTTCTCCGCCGGGCCACGCTGGGTTTCGGGCAGGGTGTCGGGGGTCGGGTGGTGGATCGTCGTCATGTGCCCCTCCAGCAGGAAGGCCGCGCTCTTCCACCTCCTGGTGGGCCCGGCCGGGCGGAAGGGACGCCGGGTCTTTTCCTTCCTGACGGAGAGGAGGCAGGTGGGCATGGGGTACCTGCCCTGTAGTCCATGCGACGCTCCGAGCACGGACGGGCTACCCTCTTTTTTACAGTCCTCGACCGGGGGGGATTGACGGTAAACACCCGAGGGTTCGCCGCCGCCTGGAGGCCAGACGGCCATTCAGATCAAGTGTCTGCCCTTCCCGCATGCATGGGACGGCGGCTTCGCCAGACGGGTGCCATCGTCTTTCTGACGGTGTGACGGGTAGAGAGCGCGATGAGCACGGAATCGGTCGGATCAGCCCAGATGGCGGACCTCACCAACTGTGACAAGGAGCCCATCCACATTCCGGGGGCCATCCAGCCCCATGGCGTGCTGCTGGTCCTGCGCGAGCCCTCGCTGATCATCTGCCAGAGCAGCGAAAACACCGAGGCGCTGCTCGGGTGCCGCGTCCAGGAACTGCTGGGCCGCTCCCTGGACTCGCTCCTGCCGGCCTCCGAGATCGCCAGCACCCGGGCGAGCCTCCTGTCGGATCGGCTCCAAGACAACAACCCCCTCAAGCTCACCCTGCATGGCGGGGAGCGCGAGCGGCTCTTCAACGGCATCGCGCACCGTCATCAGGGCCGGCTCTTCCTCGAGCTCGAGCCCGTGGCGGAGCCGGAGTCGCTGCCCTTCTCCAGCTTCTACCAGCAGGCGCGCGGCTCCATGTCCCGCCTGCGCGACGCGAAGGATCTGCGCGCCCTGTGCGAGGAGGGCGTGCGCGAGGTGCGCCGGCTCACGGGCTTCGATCGGGTCATCATCTACCGCTTCGACCCGGACTGGAACGGGCAGGTGCTCGCCGAGGACCGGCGGGAGACGGCCGATCCGTACCTGGGGCTGCATTTTCCCGCCTCGGACATCCCGCGCCAGGCGCGGGAGCTGTACGTGCTCAACCTGCTGCGCATCATCGCGGCGGTGGACTACGTGCCCGCGCGCATCGTCTCGCTGCCGGAGGAGGCCACGCAGGGGCCGCTCGACATGTCCTTCTGCGTGCTGCGCAGCGTGTCGCCCATCCACCTGGAGTACCTGCGCAACATGGGCGCGGGCAGCTCCATGAGCATCTCGCTGCTGCAGGAAGGGCGGCTGTGGGGCCTCATCTCCTGCACGCACATGTCCGGCTCGAAGTACGTGCCCTACGAGGTGCGCACGGCGTGTGAGTTCGTGGGCCAGTTCATGTCCTCGTTCATCTCCAGCAAGGAGGGCTACGAGCACTACGATCAGCGCATTCGCACCAAGTCCATCCAGGGCCGGCTGCTCGAGCGCATGACGCGTGTGGTCGACTTCGCCGCCGAGCTGTGCCAGTCGCCGCCCGAGCTGCTCGAGCTCACCGGGGCCTCGGGCGCGGCCGTCTATTTCAACGGGCGCATGACCATCATCGGCAAGGCTCCCGAGGACGAGCAGCTCCAGGGGCTCATCCGCTGGCTGTCGAGCCGGCCCGCGTCCCAGGACGTGTTCGCCACCAGTTGCCTGCTGCGGCACTACCCCGAGTCGGAGGGCTTCAAGGACGTGGCGGCCGGCCTCATCGCGGCCTCCATGTCGCGTGGCCGCCACAACTACGTGCTGTGGTTCCGCCCGGAGGTGGTGCAGACGGTGGAGTGGGGCGGCAACCCCCACAAGCCGGTGGACATGCAGGACGATCAGCTGCGGCTGCACCCGCGCAAGTCCTTCGCGCTCTGGAAGGAGACGGTGCGCGGCAAGTCGCTGCCCTGGAAGGACTACGAGCTGGAGGCGGCGCGGGAGCTGCGCCGCAACATCATCGACGTCGTGCTGGAGCGCAGCGAGGAGCTGCTCAAGCTCAACACGGAGCTCAAGCGCAGCAACGTGGAGCTGGACTCCTTCGCCTACGCCGCGAGCCACGATCTCAAGGAGCCCCTGCGCGGCATCCACAACTACGCGAGCCTGGTGCTGCGCGAGGACTCCGAGGCGCTGCGGCCCTCCAACCGCACGCGCATGGACACGGTGGTGCGGCTCACCCAGCGCATGGAGAGCCTCATCAACTCGCTCCTGCACTACTCGCAGGTGGGCCGCATGGAGCTGTCGCTCCGGGAGACGGACCTCAACGACGTGCTTTCCTCGGTGCTGGAGGTGCTCAAGCCGCGCATCGAGGAGGCGCGCGCCGAGGTGCGCGTCCCCGAGCCGCTGCTGCCCGCGCGCTGTGACCGGGTGCGGATGATGGAGGTCTTCACCAACCTCATCACCAACGCCCTCAAGTACAACGACAAGGAGAAGAAGTGGGTGGAGATCGGGGCGCGGCGCGACCCGGAACTCGGCCCCGTCTACTACGTGCGCGACAACGGCATCGGTATCAAGCCCGAGTACCACGAAGCCATCTTCCGCATCTTCAAGCGGCTGCACGGGCGCGACAAGTACGGCGGCGGCACGGGCACGGGGCTGACCATCGTCAAGCGCCTCATCGAGCGGCACAACGGTCGGATCTGGGTGGAGTCCACCCATGGGGAGGGCACCGCCTTCTTCTTCACCCTGGACAGCGAGAAGGCGCCCGCGTCCGAGCTGCGGCCCTTTGGTGGAGAGGGCGGACGATGAACCGTGACCTGCCCATCCTCGTCGTGGAGGACAACGACGAGGACTTCGACATGCTCCAGATGACCTTCCAGGGCGCGTGCATCCCCAATCCCCTCTTCCGCTGCACCGAGGGCGAAGAGGCCCTGGATTTCCTGCACCAGCGGGGCCGCTATGCCGCCGTCGATAGTGCGCCGCGTCCGGGACTCATCCTCCTGGACCTCAACCTCGCTGGCCTGGATGGCAGGCAAGTACTCGAGCACATGAAGAACGATGGCCGCCTCAAGAGCATCCCGGTGCTCGTGTTCTCCACCTCCGACAATCCCAAGGACGTGCAGAGCGCCTATGCCCATGGCGCCAGCGGCTATCTGCTCAAACCCGTGGATCTGGCGCGGTTCGAGAGAATGATCCGGCTGTTCAAGGAGTTCTGGCTGGACCACATCGTGATGCCCGAAGACGATGGCCGAGAGGTCGCGCACGGATGAATTCCCGCTTGCTGACGGTGCTCCTGGTGGAGGACAGCCCGGAAGATCGGGACGTGTTCCGGACCTACCTGGAGGAGATGGGGGAGTACTCCTACCATTTCCTCGAAGAGGACTCGGCGGATGCGGCGCTCGCGATCTGTAAGCGTGAGCAGGTGGATTGCATTCTCCTGGACTATGACCTGCCCGAGCTCAGTGGCCTGGGCTTCCTCAAGCGGCTCGTGGACGAGGAGGGCCTGTTGAGGCCCCCGGTGGTGATGGTGACCGGGCGAGGCAACGAGCGCATCGCCGTCGAGGCGCTCAAGGGGGGCGCATCCGATTATCTGGTGAAGTCCGAGGTGACGCCGGAGAGCCTCTACCGCGCGGTGCGCAACGCCGTGGAGAAGGAGGACATCCGCAAGCGGCTCACCGAGCAGCGCGCCCTGACGGGAATCGCCGAGGCCCGGCTCCAGGCCGCCCTGGAGGTGTTGGAGCGCGGGGACGCCCTGCTCGTGCTCGACAAGGACTTCCGCATCCTGCTGGTCAACAGCAGCCAGGAGCGTCTCAGCCAGCTGCGGCGCGAGGACACCCTGATGCGGACCCTCTGGGACGTCTGGCCCGAGGCCTCCCGGCCCGAGAGCCGGTTCTGGTTCGAGTACCACCGCGCCATGCGCGAGCGGGTGACCACGCACTTCGAGGAGTACTTCGCGCCCCTGGAGATGTGGGCGGACGTGAGCGTCTACCCGACGCGCGAGGGTGGAATCGCCATCTTCTTCCGGGACGTCAGTGACAGGAAGCGGGCCGAGGAGCGCGTCCGGGCGGAGGAGCGGCGGCGCGCGGAGTTCGAGCAACAGCTCATCGGCATCGTCAGTCATGATCTGCGCAATCCCATCACCGCCATCTCCCTGGGCGTGTCGCTGCTCTTGCGCCGGGATGACCTGGACGAGCGCATCCTCAAGACGCTCGTGCGCGTGCACTCCTCGGCCGAGCGCACCATCCGGATGGTGAGGGATCTGCTCGACTTCACCCAGGCCCGGTTGGGCGGGGGCATCGTCGTCAACCGGGAGTTGACCGACCTGCACCCGTTGCTGCGGCTCGTGGTGGACGAGGTGCAGATGTCCTTTCCCGACCGCGAGGTACGGGTGGAGATCGACGGGGATGGACTGGGGGCATGGGACACGGACCGGATGGCCCAGGTCATCACCAACCTGGTCACCAACGCGTTGAAGTACAGCCCGGCGGATACGCCCGTCACGGTGCGCGCCCGCGGGGACTCCGATTCGGTATGTCTGGAGGTCCACAACGAGGGGGACCCCATTCCTCCCCAGATCAAGGAGCACCTGTTCGAGCCCATGCGGCGCGGGGATGGGCAGGTGGATCGGACGAGCCGCAGCATCGGGCTGGGCCTGTTCATCGTGGACCACCTCATCCGCGCCCACGGGGGCACCGTCAGCGTGCGCTCCGTCGCGTCCGAGGGCACCACCTTCGGGGTGCGGCTGCCACGCAAGGCCATGACCGCTTCCGTGCGGCGCGCGTAGGCGGGCGCCCCGGGGCCACGCCCCGTGGGCCTTCCCACCGCGGCTCAGGAGAACGTGCAGACCTCGCCGTGTACGGGCAGCAGCGTCACGTCTCTGCCGCCCCGAGAGGCCCCGCGCGCGGGCACCGAGACGATCTCCCACGAGGGCAGCACCACCGCCGTGAGCGAGCGGCCATGGACGCACCCGGTATCGATGCCCACCGCGTACTCGGTGACGAGCGGCCGGTCGAACACCGTGTGTCCGAAGATGACGCGCTCGGGGCCTCGCCAGTGGTTCGTCCAGAAGCGGTAGTCCGCGGGCGCCTTGGAGGGCCAGTAGCTCTTGCGCTCCGGCGGCCGGACACACTGGGCATGGAGCAGGTGGTACGGCTCCTGCTCCTCCATGGACTTGCCGGGCAGCACTCCGGCGTGGACGACGGCGGCCTGGTACTCGGGCAGCCGGATGAAGTGGGGCAGGGTGGCGAAGTAGTCGAGGTGCTCGGGGCCCAGGGCCTGCCGGGTCCTGAGGTGATCCGGCAGCAGATCCTCATCCCGCCGGCGGCGCTGTTGCAGGTGCTTCTCCTCGTGGTTGCCGAGGATGCACTCGTGGCGCATGGCCAGCTCGACACACTCGCGGGGCTTGGGTCCCCGGTCGACCAGGTCCCCCGCGAAGATGATTCGATCACTCGAGGTGGCGCCCACCCGGGCGAGCAGCTCCAGGGCCTCGTCGTAACAGCCGTGGAGGTCTCCGATGACGATCGTTCGGGACGACATACGTGGACTTCCTTGTGCGGAAGAGGTGGGCACCCGAGTGGTGAAGCCGGGGTGTGGCTGAATCCCGAATTCAGTGCCTGAACCGTCGGCGACACCCGCTCGCGCGGGTGGGTGGAGTCGAACCACCGAGCATGTAGGACCTCACCGGCCGGGTGCCCGTTGTCCGCCCCAG
Above is a window of Cystobacter fuscus DNA encoding:
- a CDS encoding glycoside hydrolase family 31 protein, encoding MRFDDISIEPTRITFWGPRTALEVRSPVPGVLRLRHAPALSHSAPAHRELLPKQSWSVVEHAELPLSLRREQEGAVVVVVAEGLSLEVTLATGAWRLRDGSGRELGQCESFSSEVMPDYPVTRFRSRLALHTPPDEAWLGFGEKVGSLDKRGMHFTFWNTDVVPHHPDTDPLYQSIPFSIGLREGVAWGVFLDESWRMEADVAAEDPSTLLWESAGPELDTYLIAGPMPADVVRRYTALTGRMPLPPLWSLGAQQSRWGYENAREIRSVLQGYRAHKIPLDVIYLDIDYMEGYKVWTWDRTRYPDPAGLAREAAAQGVRVVTIIDPGVKQEPGYRVYDEALANDYLVRNDRGSVLVGEVWPKPAVFPDFTRESVRAWWGQQHRAFLDVGISGFWNDMNEPACFKVINGDETFGVIGTRSLDKGRVEGPTLPHDARHGDKRHLEVHNVYAIGMARGAYEGLRALAPERRPFILTRAGSSGIQRYAAVWSGDNSSYWAHLELSVSMLLGLGLAGVSFVGSDVPGFLGRPTGELLVRWTQAGVFYPLFRNHSAKGTPYKEPWRFGEPYLSIAREWFERRYRLMPTLYSLMHESSQEGLPALRPLVMYSPGDAEALRMDDAFFFGRDLLVAPVARQGRTHRHVYLPEGRWLPFFNLGQSGGEVIEGRQHVLAEAPLDTVPMWLRAGGALALTEPALHTTTANWAHLTWHIHAAPRVEARLYEDAGEGYGASRLTRLTGTWADGRFVLERTTEGELLPARETETLCVYALSEPREVLGAREHRFVDGVLLVEVEAGWTRLEVKL
- a CDS encoding vWA domain-containing protein; the protein is MTTIHHPTPDTLPETQRGPAEKLLDLVLGGSAHLWHNRPGLELQGVWYPARGASAELVRRGTPVKPGLFVPAAVKLYRQLLDIYQLNTDLMAHFASYALTQTDWRDLQVATSALMLVQHHSGQPVREEDGSIAFHDDDLRALGEAMVLHYERKSTRMLTPKAVLRVAELLETPEIAHLNREAGFGDAASRKPPLGRWKTAATRWLRVREQNPSQLQGLVNAGYKTTLQRLARKAGYKPQTQAFFEVLGWKQKQAPEGHRTVGLSGLTLVKRERFDGLEEAEICERIVRERLSYKEVVGRLPAGVGLTPAILAALLPSLSNKDLLLMTPTLEELGLMQDASVRARWEGAVRAASDQRALNIARNVRGQELKTKLEEASDNAARAAVAEAVAETDVRVMFLIDKSGSMQGAIEQSKEALTRILAGFPMDKLHVASFDTVGTVLKPKAASRTGVQHMLQGLQAGGGTTHASGVQALHRAGMRVPTEAKLIVIVVGDEEGEPGAQLARTFIECGYTVAALALMVSVAHSRGSTVRSCASTLRVPFSEVSVDQFSDPYQVPRVLKALLEAPTAAGAGPSGWVERVMRTPLLKKVA
- a CDS encoding ATP-binding protein, which translates into the protein MSTESVGSAQMADLTNCDKEPIHIPGAIQPHGVLLVLREPSLIICQSSENTEALLGCRVQELLGRSLDSLLPASEIASTRASLLSDRLQDNNPLKLTLHGGERERLFNGIAHRHQGRLFLELEPVAEPESLPFSSFYQQARGSMSRLRDAKDLRALCEEGVREVRRLTGFDRVIIYRFDPDWNGQVLAEDRRETADPYLGLHFPASDIPRQARELYVLNLLRIIAAVDYVPARIVSLPEEATQGPLDMSFCVLRSVSPIHLEYLRNMGAGSSMSISLLQEGRLWGLISCTHMSGSKYVPYEVRTACEFVGQFMSSFISSKEGYEHYDQRIRTKSIQGRLLERMTRVVDFAAELCQSPPELLELTGASGAAVYFNGRMTIIGKAPEDEQLQGLIRWLSSRPASQDVFATSCLLRHYPESEGFKDVAAGLIAASMSRGRHNYVLWFRPEVVQTVEWGGNPHKPVDMQDDQLRLHPRKSFALWKETVRGKSLPWKDYELEAARELRRNIIDVVLERSEELLKLNTELKRSNVELDSFAYAASHDLKEPLRGIHNYASLVLREDSEALRPSNRTRMDTVVRLTQRMESLINSLLHYSQVGRMELSLRETDLNDVLSSVLEVLKPRIEEARAEVRVPEPLLPARCDRVRMMEVFTNLITNALKYNDKEKKWVEIGARRDPELGPVYYVRDNGIGIKPEYHEAIFRIFKRLHGRDKYGGGTGTGLTIVKRLIERHNGRIWVESTHGEGTAFFFTLDSEKAPASELRPFGGEGGR
- a CDS encoding response regulator, with the protein product MNRDLPILVVEDNDEDFDMLQMTFQGACIPNPLFRCTEGEEALDFLHQRGRYAAVDSAPRPGLILLDLNLAGLDGRQVLEHMKNDGRLKSIPVLVFSTSDNPKDVQSAYAHGASGYLLKPVDLARFERMIRLFKEFWLDHIVMPEDDGREVAHG
- a CDS encoding sensor histidine kinase: MNSRLLTVLLVEDSPEDRDVFRTYLEEMGEYSYHFLEEDSADAALAICKREQVDCILLDYDLPELSGLGFLKRLVDEEGLLRPPVVMVTGRGNERIAVEALKGGASDYLVKSEVTPESLYRAVRNAVEKEDIRKRLTEQRALTGIAEARLQAALEVLERGDALLVLDKDFRILLVNSSQERLSQLRREDTLMRTLWDVWPEASRPESRFWFEYHRAMRERVTTHFEEYFAPLEMWADVSVYPTREGGIAIFFRDVSDRKRAEERVRAEERRRAEFEQQLIGIVSHDLRNPITAISLGVSLLLRRDDLDERILKTLVRVHSSAERTIRMVRDLLDFTQARLGGGIVVNRELTDLHPLLRLVVDEVQMSFPDREVRVEIDGDGLGAWDTDRMAQVITNLVTNALKYSPADTPVTVRARGDSDSVCLEVHNEGDPIPPQIKEHLFEPMRRGDGQVDRTSRSIGLGLFIVDHLIRAHGGTVSVRSVASEGTTFGVRLPRKAMTASVRRA
- a CDS encoding metallophosphoesterase encodes the protein MSSRTIVIGDLHGCYDEALELLARVGATSSDRIIFAGDLVDRGPKPRECVELAMRHECILGNHEEKHLQQRRRRDEDLLPDHLRTRQALGPEHLDYFATLPHFIRLPEYQAAVVHAGVLPGKSMEEQEPYHLLHAQCVRPPERKSYWPSKAPADYRFWTNHWRGPERVIFGHTVFDRPLVTEYAVGIDTGCVHGRSLTAVVLPSWEIVSVPARGASRGGRDVTLLPVHGEVCTFS